A region of Rhodamnia argentea isolate NSW1041297 chromosome 9, ASM2092103v1, whole genome shotgun sequence DNA encodes the following proteins:
- the LOC115739682 gene encoding equilibrative nucleotide transporter 3-like, translating to MAILLYHESRVDTRKRNIVGYTLFTLSTLFLIVLDLATSGKRGVGPYSGICVLVACFGVANAQVQGGMVGDLSLMCPEFMQSYFAGSAASGALTSALRLITKAAFDKAHDGLRKGAILFLAISTFFEFICIALYAIWFAKIPAVKYWRYKAASEGSKTVSADLAAVGIQREDGDSTDDRLSNRQLMFQNIDYAIDLYLIHVLTLTIMPGFLYENTGKHHLGSWYPLVLIALFNVWDFISQYIPLIIKLESRKGLMLATLARFLLVPAFYFTAKYGDQGWMILLVSFLGLTHGYLTVSVMIVAPKGYKGPEQNALGNLLMLFLFGGTFSGVALGWLWIIGNDKF from the exons ATGGCCATCTTATTGTATCATGAATCCAGAGTTGACACAAGAAAGAGGAATATAGTTGGATACACTCTTTTCACTCTAAGTACACTCTTTCTTATAGTT TTGGACTTAGCAACGTCAGGGAAAAGGGGAGTTGGGCCTTATTCCGGTATATGTGTGCTTGTGGCCTGCTTTGGAGTGGCCAATGCTCAAGTTCAAGGTGGTATGGTTGGCGATCTATCTCTTATGTGTCCTGAATTCATGCAG TCATATTTTGCTGGTTCAGCTGCATCAGGAGCTCTAACATCTGCTTTGAGGCTGATCACAAAAGCAGCCTTTGACAAGGCTCATGACGGTCTTCGCAAGGGAGCTA TTTTGTTTCTGGCAATCTCCACTTTCTTTGAGTTTATCTGCATAGCTCTGTATGCTATTTGGTTCGCTAAGATTCCAGCTGTGAAGTACTGGCGTTACAAGGCGGCCTCGGAAGGGTCTAAAACTGTCTCAGCTGATCTTGCTGCCGTTGGAATCCAAAGAGAG GATGGGGACTCTACAGATGATCGATTGAGCAACAGACAACTGATGTTTCAGAACATAGATTATGCCATTGATCTATATCTTATCCATGTTTTGACACTGACAATTATGCCAGGCTTTCTCTACGAGAACACCGGAAAACACCACTTGGGATCATG GTACCCACTGGTTCTGATTGCTCTGTTCAATGTATGGGATTTCATATCTCAATACATTCCCCTTATCATCAAGTTAGAGTCTCGAAAGGGCCTCATGTTAGCAACTCTTGCCCGCTTCTTGCTTGTCCCGGCATTCTACTTCACAGCAAAGTATGGTGATCAGGGGTGGATGATATTGCTCGTGTCGTTCTTGGGCTTGACCCATGGTTACCTTACTGTCTCTGTTATGATTGTAGCACCTAAAGGCTACAAG GGACCggagcaaaatgccttgggcAACTTGCTTATGCTTTTTCTCTTTGGCGGGACATTTTCGGGAGTCGCTCTGGGCTGGTTGTGGATCATAGGCAATGACAAGTTTTAG